In a single window of the Coffea eugenioides isolate CCC68of chromosome 3, Ceug_1.0, whole genome shotgun sequence genome:
- the LOC113764822 gene encoding prostatic spermine-binding protein-like produces the protein MTEAEEIREVEEVAREEREEEVAVEEVDGEDDDNDDDDDEDEDDGEEEDEDDVREVLHGTVGAPLVQSVDDDDDDEEDGDSDDDDEDGDGDDDDDDDGEDDEDEDGEEAEGEEEDLGTEYLVRPVGRAEDEEDASDFEPEENGEGDELEEEDEDDDDDDGAAGGGKTEAPVKRKRGNDDSDDDDGEDDERPSKR, from the exons ATGACGGAAGCGGAGGAAATTCGGGAAGTTGAAGAGGTGGCAAGGGAAGAAAGGGAAGAGGAGGTGGCTGTTGAGGAAGTCGACGGAGAAGATGACGATAACGACGACGACGACGACGAAGATGAGGACGACGGCGAAGAGGAAGATGAGGATGACGTTAGAGAGGTTTTGCACGGCACAGTTGGTGCTCCACTGGTTCAGTCCGTAGACGATGATGATGACGACGAGGAGGACGGTGATAGTGACGACGATGACGAGGACGGCGATGGTGATGACGATGATGATGACGATGGTGAGGATGATGAAGATGAGGACGGCGAGGAAGCTGAAGGAGAGGAG gAGGATTTGGGAACGGAATACCTTGTTAGGCCAGTCGGACGTGCTGAGGATGAGGAAGATGCCAGTGATTTTGAACCAGAAGAAAATGGTGAGGGGGATGAGCTTGAAGAAGAGGATGAGGATGACGACGACGATGATGGTGCTGCTGGTGGTGGAAAGACTGAAGCCCCCGTAAAGAGGAAGAGGGGCAATGATGACTCAGACGATGATGATGGAGAGGATGATGAGAGACCATCCAAGAGATAG